The following proteins are encoded in a genomic region of Methanomassiliicoccales archaeon:
- a CDS encoding bifunctional phosphoglucose/phosphomannose isomerase, with the protein MVDRLDDAAGTKALDPSDMMAQLVSFPDQLLWSKDSRILPMEGIHNVVICGVGGSAIAGDVITDLLTPTCRIPITTSRHVALPGYANEGTLALVISYSGNTAESLNLYHDATERRCRMVVITSGGELEELAKKDSVPNLKVPPGNQPRASLGYLLGTSAAVLQGAGLGQVHQELIRAVPALHEYIQSIGVNVPASKNPAKKIALALRQGVAVIYSPRNVRSVALRWQNQINENAKAVSFSGEIPEMDHNQLVGWLEGGQDCSCRPVVLMPEEIHPTVRKMTEVTLQMLNERGLDPVKVELPGKGLMDNVLQGIALGDMVSYYMALLKGIDPAPVTVIKEFKKRIS; encoded by the coding sequence ATGGTTGATAGACTGGACGACGCTGCTGGAACGAAAGCCCTGGACCCCAGTGACATGATGGCCCAACTTGTCTCGTTTCCAGACCAACTGCTGTGGTCAAAGGATTCACGCATCCTGCCGATGGAAGGCATCCACAACGTGGTCATATGCGGCGTGGGCGGTTCGGCCATCGCCGGGGACGTCATCACCGACCTGCTGACGCCTACCTGCAGGATCCCGATTACTACCTCCCGGCATGTGGCCTTGCCCGGTTACGCCAACGAAGGGACGCTGGCCCTAGTCATCAGCTATTCCGGAAACACCGCCGAGAGCCTGAACTTGTACCATGATGCCACAGAACGAAGGTGCCGCATGGTGGTCATAACCTCCGGCGGAGAGCTGGAGGAACTGGCGAAAAAGGATTCGGTACCGAACCTCAAGGTTCCCCCGGGCAACCAGCCCCGAGCCTCCCTCGGTTATCTGCTAGGAACCTCGGCGGCAGTGCTTCAGGGTGCTGGACTAGGTCAGGTGCATCAAGAGCTCATCCGAGCAGTGCCAGCGTTGCACGAGTACATCCAGAGCATAGGAGTAAACGTGCCCGCGTCCAAGAATCCGGCCAAGAAGATCGCCCTGGCCTTGCGGCAAGGGGTGGCAGTCATCTACTCCCCCCGCAATGTGAGATCGGTCGCCCTGCGCTGGCAGAACCAGATAAATGAGAACGCCAAGGCGGTGTCCTTCTCCGGGGAGATACCGGAGATGGACCACAACCAGCTGGTCGGCTGGCTGGAAGGGGGCCAGGACTGCTCCTGCCGCCCGGTCGTGCTGATGCCCGAGGAAATCCATCCCACCGTTCGAAAGATGACCGAGGTCACCCTGCAGATGCTCAACGAGCGCGGGTTGGACCCGGTCAAGGTCGAGCTGCCTGGTAAAGGGCTCATGGACAACGTCCTGCAGGGAATCGCCCTGGGCGACATGGTCAGCTACTACATGGCGCTGCTCAAAGGCATCGACCCGGCGCCGGTGACCGTCATCAAAGAGTTCAAGAAGCGCATCAGCTGA
- the eno gene encoding phosphopyruvate hydratase, which produces MSEYMITRVWSREVLDSRGNPTVEAQIETESVLVTAIAPSGASTGTFEALELRDGETRYGGKGVQKAVKNVRELISPKLTGMDVTDQKAVDAAMKELDGTGNMARLGGNATTAVSYAAAKAGAILKGVELYEHLGSGSKVLPVPCMNVINGGKHAGSNLKIQEFMIAPCGVPSYSEALRVGAEVYHSLKQVLKKERGPMAINVGDEGGFAPPFDTSRQAMDTLLKAIENAGYTPGKEVFLAMDAAASEFYKDGIYDLDGKKMTSGGIVDFYVALSKEYPLISLEDPMEEESFEAMAELTRKIGGKLQLVGDDIFVTNPVRLRKGIDMRAGNAMLLKVNQIGTITEAMQAAEMCFDHGFNVMVSHRSGETEDTTIADIAVALECGQMKSGAPARAERTAKYNRLLRIEEGLGKKAKFIGKSAFY; this is translated from the coding sequence ATGTCAGAATACATGATAACCAGGGTTTGGAGCAGAGAAGTTCTAGATTCCCGCGGCAACCCCACGGTCGAGGCCCAGATAGAGACGGAATCGGTGCTGGTCACGGCCATCGCCCCCTCGGGAGCGTCGACCGGCACGTTCGAGGCCCTGGAGCTCAGGGACGGGGAAACGAGGTACGGCGGGAAAGGCGTGCAGAAGGCCGTGAAGAACGTCCGCGAGCTCATATCACCGAAATTAACCGGAATGGACGTCACCGACCAGAAGGCGGTGGACGCGGCCATGAAGGAACTGGATGGGACAGGGAACATGGCCAGGTTGGGCGGGAACGCCACGACCGCCGTCTCCTACGCCGCGGCCAAGGCCGGGGCCATCCTCAAGGGCGTGGAACTGTACGAGCACCTCGGCTCCGGAAGCAAGGTGCTGCCGGTCCCTTGCATGAACGTGATAAACGGCGGGAAGCACGCCGGCAGCAATCTGAAGATCCAGGAGTTCATGATCGCCCCCTGCGGAGTCCCCAGTTACTCCGAGGCCCTGCGCGTAGGAGCCGAAGTATATCATTCCTTGAAGCAGGTGCTGAAGAAGGAAAGGGGCCCCATGGCCATCAACGTGGGCGACGAGGGCGGCTTCGCCCCCCCGTTCGACACCAGCCGCCAGGCCATGGACACTCTGCTGAAAGCGATCGAGAACGCCGGCTACACCCCGGGCAAGGAGGTCTTCTTGGCCATGGACGCCGCGGCCAGCGAGTTCTACAAGGACGGCATCTACGATCTGGACGGTAAGAAGATGACCTCTGGAGGGATCGTGGACTTCTACGTCGCGTTGAGCAAGGAATATCCGTTGATCAGCCTGGAGGACCCGATGGAGGAAGAATCCTTCGAGGCCATGGCCGAACTGACCAGGAAGATCGGTGGCAAGCTGCAGCTGGTGGGGGACGACATCTTCGTCACCAATCCGGTCCGCTTGCGGAAGGGGATCGATATGCGGGCGGGCAACGCCATGCTGCTCAAAGTCAACCAGATCGGGACCATCACGGAGGCCATGCAGGCGGCGGAGATGTGCTTCGACCATGGCTTCAACGTCATGGTCAGCCACCGCTCCGGGGAGACGGAGGACACCACCATTGCGGACATCGCCGTGGCCTTGGAGTGCGGGCAGATGAAGAGCGGGGCCCCGGCGCGAGCGGAGAGGACGGCGAAATACAACCGCCTGCTGCGCATAGAAGAGGGACTGGGCAAGAAGGCCAAGTTCATAGGCAAGAGCGCCTTCTACTGA
- a CDS encoding 50S ribosomal protein L40e translates to MARFKEADERLLNKKVCLSCYARNAVKATRCRKCGYTQLRLKAKESRKA, encoded by the coding sequence ATGGCCCGTTTCAAGGAAGCTGACGAAAGGCTGCTTAACAAAAAGGTATGCCTTAGCTGCTATGCCCGTAATGCCGTGAAGGCCACCAGGTGCCGCAAGTGCGGGTACACCCAGTTGCGCCTGAAGGCCAAGGAAAGCCGCAAGGCCTGA
- a CDS encoding DUF835 domain-containing protein: MDDNAAILEIVSELISVAGYQPVTASGGKQCLEKIVSDKPDLVLLDINMPDMDGWTVLRTLKEKGLTENTKIMMLTATTEIGTDIFGLQDVVTGYIRKPFNNDELGARLREVLGDQPPVKKEVKPEKDHRGLRSLLRKKDEQDGMEVAKSSAKVYEIRRGFSYLVKEAKPHKSFEIFMDQVTHNIQGLCVTRQHPTILRKEWGMEKTPIIWLSNQLGKVYVNPSNIGILSDTIIRFVEKSEDSVTLIDGVEFLIVNNDFEKVLRMIHHITEAVMENRSRLIVSVDPRTLETRELALLERNMEIIETEEPRPRQ, from the coding sequence GTGGATGACAATGCCGCCATTCTGGAGATAGTCTCCGAGCTTATCTCCGTGGCGGGCTATCAGCCCGTGACCGCTTCCGGTGGAAAGCAGTGTCTGGAAAAGATCGTTAGCGATAAACCGGACCTGGTGCTGCTGGACATCAACATGCCGGACATGGACGGATGGACGGTGCTGCGCACCCTGAAGGAAAAGGGGCTCACCGAGAACACCAAGATAATGATGCTCACCGCCACCACCGAGATAGGCACGGACATCTTCGGGCTGCAGGACGTCGTCACCGGTTACATCCGCAAGCCGTTCAACAACGACGAGCTTGGCGCAAGATTGAGAGAAGTCCTTGGCGACCAGCCTCCGGTGAAGAAGGAGGTCAAGCCGGAGAAGGACCACAGGGGACTGCGTTCTTTGCTGCGAAAGAAGGACGAGCAGGACGGCATGGAGGTGGCCAAGAGCAGCGCCAAGGTATACGAGATACGGCGCGGGTTCAGCTACCTGGTCAAGGAGGCCAAGCCCCACAAGTCCTTCGAGATATTCATGGACCAGGTCACCCACAACATACAGGGGCTGTGCGTGACCCGGCAGCATCCGACCATCCTGCGCAAGGAGTGGGGCATGGAGAAGACCCCCATCATATGGCTCAGCAACCAGCTGGGCAAAGTTTACGTGAACCCGTCCAACATCGGCATTCTCAGCGATACCATCATCCGGTTCGTGGAGAAGAGCGAGGACAGCGTGACGCTCATAGACGGCGTGGAGTTCCTCATCGTGAACAACGATTTCGAGAAGGTGCTGAGGATGATACACCACATCACCGAGGCGGTAATGGAGAACCGGTCCCGGCTCATCGTCTCGGTCGATCCCCGCACCCTGGAGACCAGGGAGCTGGCCCTCCTGGAACGCAACATGGAGATTATCGAGACTGAAGAACCGCGCCCGCGCCAATAG
- a CDS encoding DUF4011 domain-containing protein, producing MTEPEKLVANKVELWKSKLLDVSNRNPLIRFRRQKASTLAVALPDSATLYRELDQGKAFTVVSDPQAKEEAGCSRLLVSAHDADQQVDKVLYNLRSKSRTFQADHGVNILFVSVGSLLWKELGSDEFSESPLFLIPVSLERKDSFSPYKLVPLDEDTAFNPSIRKRLEMDYRLKLPDFDLDNGFDLPSALEKIQTALPPASGWKVTGVTYLALFHFSKLLMYADLDGGLGTMVASSVIRALSGDPSALPPEPSNMLSPRDYDSRIRPEDSFQVLDADSSQQEAVQAALSGVSFVLQGPPGTGKSQTITNMMAELIVRGKRILFVSQKMAALDVVRGNMEKCGLGDRCLELHDPKRNRADIVKEIAANLESADKPPLAGANVRELAAVRQELAEYVRALHASRGRLQGMSVFRMIGLYASLPDAPEMSFQLPEVLDVDDERLGRMESDVHRLSQMSKAFCDNDHPWAGAIATEWSDRLQAKVQEELSSLIEARDRLSNVLPNAAQALGLSQPDALPEVRRWRLLYRDLNERLSVRREWLDGDLDLLIKMAKEGQALHREVSELEKMLLSMGSRDILDLDGKAFKQRFEVEYAGALRSLKGGFRQDMKVLQTISGRNLTYPEARHLVVIVERYQQVLSSWKVRRDDLVTALKGAFSGDGDELQGLVERLNWTRAFRTNHALLLNPQVLDALTSIALPPAVIDAGVDLELYLGRFDSALNVFLARFASDRPLNGRPLRDARLNDVRSWTDKAQEGRYRYQEWLDLTSLLQGMEALGLTDALMDLRARRVPAEVMLPAFQKRFRRLWTEEALASEPSLNRFRRDQQMGLIQKFVQLDQMYVEGSRRRVQARVEENIRKRRTGPEQPMLQKQEIEIARLAKLKRQRKAVKAMLSDCWDLIGLLKPCILMSPLSVSQFLDRERSRFDVVIFDEASQICPEDAVGSIARGKQVIVVGDSKQMPPTSFFVLSADEDDEEPDLESVLDECETCGMSRRMLMWHYRSKDESLIAFSNYQFYGGRLNTFPSSVFGREGFGIRHVFVPNGVFDRGKTRTNREEAKVVAAMVQEHYARKDGRSLGVIAFSEAQMDAVDQALMELRRKDKDLDAKLSSDEGEPFLLYNLENVQGHERDRIILSVGYGKDEGGKFLLNFGPLNKDGGERRLNVAITRAKLCLDVVSSIHSEDIDLAGAKSTGARLLKQYLSFAESGGDRRALPVPPGRTWDPLSPFEEQLAKTLEARGHKVKRDVGTSDYRVDLAIEDPNETGKYLLGIECDGAHYASGLTVRDRDRTRQAQLARLGWKLHRTWSTEWFRNPQGEMEKIEEALRPAEKKVS from the coding sequence ATGACCGAGCCGGAAAAGTTGGTAGCCAACAAGGTGGAGTTGTGGAAGAGCAAGCTCCTCGACGTGTCCAACCGGAACCCTCTCATAAGGTTCCGGAGGCAAAAAGCATCCACGCTGGCCGTGGCCTTGCCTGATTCTGCTACTCTTTACCGGGAATTGGACCAGGGTAAAGCGTTCACCGTGGTCTCCGATCCACAGGCCAAGGAAGAGGCGGGATGCTCCCGTCTGCTCGTCTCCGCCCACGACGCCGACCAGCAGGTGGACAAGGTATTATACAACCTGAGGAGCAAGTCCCGGACCTTCCAGGCCGATCACGGGGTGAACATCCTCTTCGTCTCCGTGGGGTCGCTGCTCTGGAAGGAGCTAGGGAGCGATGAGTTCAGCGAATCGCCCTTGTTCTTGATCCCCGTGAGCTTGGAGAGGAAGGATTCCTTCTCCCCGTATAAGCTCGTACCTCTGGACGAGGATACCGCATTCAATCCCAGCATCCGGAAGCGCTTGGAGATGGACTACCGTCTGAAGCTGCCGGACTTCGACCTGGACAACGGGTTCGATCTCCCTTCCGCCCTGGAGAAGATACAGACCGCCCTGCCTCCAGCCTCGGGATGGAAGGTTACGGGAGTGACTTATCTGGCCCTCTTCCACTTCTCAAAGCTATTGATGTACGCCGACCTTGATGGCGGCCTGGGGACCATGGTCGCCTCGTCGGTGATAAGGGCGCTTTCCGGGGACCCCTCGGCGCTGCCGCCGGAACCGTCGAACATGCTGTCGCCCAGGGATTACGATTCTCGCATACGTCCGGAGGATAGCTTTCAGGTCCTGGACGCTGACTCCAGCCAGCAGGAGGCCGTCCAGGCGGCCCTGTCCGGGGTCAGCTTCGTGCTGCAGGGACCGCCGGGCACCGGTAAAAGCCAGACCATCACCAATATGATGGCGGAGCTGATCGTTAGGGGCAAGCGCATATTGTTCGTCTCCCAGAAGATGGCCGCCCTGGACGTGGTCCGGGGGAACATGGAGAAGTGCGGGCTGGGGGACCGCTGCCTGGAACTGCACGACCCTAAGCGAAATCGCGCCGACATCGTGAAGGAGATAGCCGCCAACCTTGAGTCGGCGGATAAACCACCGCTGGCTGGGGCCAATGTCCGGGAATTGGCCGCAGTTCGCCAGGAACTGGCCGAGTACGTCCGGGCCTTGCATGCCTCCCGTGGACGACTGCAGGGCATGAGCGTTTTCCGTATGATCGGACTCTATGCTTCATTACCGGACGCTCCGGAGATGTCCTTCCAGCTGCCCGAGGTACTGGATGTGGATGACGAGCGGCTCGGTCGCATGGAATCGGACGTCCATCGGCTCTCGCAGATGTCTAAGGCGTTCTGTGATAACGACCACCCCTGGGCCGGAGCGATAGCCACAGAATGGAGCGACCGACTGCAGGCCAAGGTGCAGGAGGAGCTATCCTCGCTGATCGAGGCCCGTGACCGCCTGTCCAACGTCCTTCCCAACGCGGCCCAGGCTCTGGGACTATCACAACCGGACGCGCTGCCGGAAGTGCGGCGCTGGCGCCTTCTGTACCGGGACCTGAACGAAAGGCTGTCGGTGCGCAGGGAATGGCTGGATGGCGACCTCGATCTCTTGATCAAGATGGCCAAGGAGGGCCAGGCGCTACATAGGGAGGTCTCTGAGCTAGAAAAGATGCTCCTCAGCATGGGTTCCCGGGATATACTGGACCTGGACGGGAAGGCTTTCAAGCAGCGCTTCGAGGTGGAATACGCCGGGGCGCTCAGGAGCCTGAAGGGTGGCTTCCGCCAGGACATGAAGGTGCTTCAGACCATTTCCGGCCGCAACTTGACCTATCCCGAGGCCCGGCACTTGGTGGTCATCGTGGAACGATACCAGCAGGTGCTGTCGTCCTGGAAGGTGAGACGGGACGACCTCGTCACCGCCCTTAAAGGGGCGTTCTCCGGGGATGGGGACGAGCTTCAGGGGCTGGTGGAACGGCTGAACTGGACCAGGGCCTTCCGCACCAACCATGCTCTTCTGCTCAACCCTCAGGTGTTGGACGCCTTGACCTCCATCGCCCTGCCGCCGGCCGTGATCGACGCCGGCGTGGACCTGGAACTGTACCTGGGCCGTTTCGATTCCGCCCTGAACGTGTTCCTCGCACGGTTTGCTTCGGACCGACCGCTCAACGGCCGGCCGCTGCGCGACGCCCGGTTGAACGACGTCCGATCTTGGACGGACAAGGCCCAGGAGGGAAGGTATCGCTATCAGGAATGGCTGGACCTAACCTCGTTGTTGCAGGGGATGGAGGCCTTGGGCCTTACGGATGCGCTCATGGACCTGCGGGCCAGGAGGGTGCCGGCGGAGGTCATGCTGCCAGCCTTCCAGAAGAGGTTCCGCCGGCTATGGACGGAGGAGGCTTTGGCCTCCGAACCCTCCCTCAACCGCTTCCGCCGGGACCAGCAGATGGGCCTGATACAGAAGTTCGTGCAGCTGGACCAGATGTACGTCGAAGGAAGCCGGCGCCGGGTGCAGGCCCGGGTGGAGGAGAACATCCGGAAGAGGCGCACCGGGCCGGAACAGCCCATGCTGCAGAAGCAGGAGATAGAGATAGCTAGGCTGGCCAAGCTCAAGAGGCAGAGGAAGGCGGTCAAGGCCATGCTCAGCGATTGCTGGGACCTTATCGGGCTGCTTAAGCCCTGCATCCTGATGAGCCCGCTGTCCGTGAGCCAGTTCCTGGATCGGGAGCGGTCCAGGTTCGACGTGGTGATCTTTGATGAGGCCTCGCAGATCTGTCCGGAGGATGCCGTAGGCTCCATCGCCCGGGGAAAGCAGGTCATCGTGGTCGGGGACAGCAAGCAGATGCCGCCCACCTCGTTCTTCGTTCTCTCCGCGGACGAGGATGACGAGGAGCCGGACCTGGAGAGCGTTCTCGACGAATGCGAGACCTGCGGCATGTCCCGTCGCATGCTCATGTGGCACTATCGCTCCAAGGACGAATCGCTCATCGCCTTCTCCAATTACCAGTTCTACGGCGGTCGGTTGAACACCTTCCCCAGCTCGGTCTTCGGCCGGGAAGGCTTTGGCATCCGCCACGTCTTCGTTCCCAACGGGGTCTTCGACCGAGGTAAGACGCGGACGAACCGGGAGGAGGCCAAGGTGGTGGCCGCCATGGTCCAGGAGCATTACGCCCGCAAGGACGGCAGGTCCTTGGGAGTGATCGCCTTCTCCGAGGCCCAGATGGATGCGGTGGACCAGGCCTTGATGGAACTGCGGCGCAAGGATAAGGATCTGGACGCTAAGCTGAGCTCGGACGAGGGAGAACCGTTCCTCTTGTACAACCTGGAGAACGTCCAGGGGCACGAACGCGACCGCATAATCCTCAGCGTGGGCTACGGAAAGGATGAGGGAGGCAAGTTCCTGCTCAACTTCGGCCCGCTGAACAAGGACGGCGGCGAGCGTCGCCTGAACGTCGCGATAACCAGGGCCAAGCTATGCTTGGACGTCGTTTCATCGATCCATTCCGAGGACATCGACCTGGCGGGGGCCAAGAGCACCGGGGCTCGGCTCCTGAAGCAGTACCTTTCCTTCGCCGAGTCCGGAGGGGACCGCCGAGCCCTGCCCGTTCCTCCTGGACGGACCTGGGATCCCCTATCGCCGTTCGAAGAACAGCTGGCGAAGACGTTGGAGGCCCGGGGGCACAAGGTGAAGAGGGACGTGGGCACCTCTGATTACCGCGTCGATCTGGCCATCGAGGACCCCAACGAGACAGGCAAGTACCTGCTGGGAATAGAATGCGACGGGGCGCACTACGCTTCCGGACTGACAGTAAGGGACCGGGACCGCACCAGGCAGGCGCAGTTGGCCAGACTGGGATGGAAGCTGCACCGCACCTGGAGCACGGAATGGTTCCGCAACCCGCAGGGCGAGATGGAAAAGATAGAGGAGGCTTTGCGGCCAGCGGAGAAGAAGGTCAGCTGA
- a CDS encoding serine hydroxymethyltransferase, with amino-acid sequence MKEDAYWIRDQVQKHNKWFEESLPMIASENLMSPLAKEMMISDFHDRYAEGLPGKRYYNGNIYVDQVEIKCLELAQRIFKCQFADVRPISGTVANMAALMALTQPGDTITCTSLDHGAHISTAKFGAVGFRGVNTVTYPFDIHEMEINVDGAEKVIRETKPKVVQFGLSVFLFPAPVKQLKDVAAEVGAPIWYDGAHVLGLIAGGKFQDPLHEGANVLTASTHKTFPGPNHGIVLGQNLNEDLSKKLTSACFPGVTSSHHLHAMAALAITFAEWEIYGEKYAAQVCKNAKALGQALHELGIEVLCAHKGFTESHTIAVNVAAYGGGAEAANLMERANMIANKNMLPGDKSANKPSGIRLGAQELTRVGMRESEMKEVASLIHRVVAKKESPEVVKKDVMALKRNFTKVRYCLHEGEEGYAYHKLV; translated from the coding sequence ATGAAAGAGGATGCCTACTGGATTCGGGACCAGGTGCAGAAGCACAATAAGTGGTTCGAAGAATCGCTGCCCATGATAGCCTCCGAGAACCTGATGAGCCCATTGGCCAAGGAAATGATGATATCCGACTTCCACGACCGCTACGCCGAGGGACTTCCCGGAAAGCGCTACTACAATGGCAACATCTACGTGGACCAAGTGGAGATCAAGTGCCTCGAGCTGGCCCAGCGCATCTTCAAGTGCCAGTTCGCTGACGTCCGGCCGATATCCGGCACCGTGGCCAACATGGCCGCGCTCATGGCCCTGACCCAGCCGGGCGATACCATAACCTGCACCTCGCTGGACCACGGGGCGCATATATCCACCGCCAAGTTCGGCGCCGTGGGCTTCCGCGGCGTGAACACCGTGACCTATCCCTTCGATATTCATGAGATGGAGATTAATGTGGACGGTGCGGAAAAGGTCATACGCGAGACTAAGCCTAAGGTCGTCCAGTTCGGTCTTTCTGTCTTCCTCTTCCCCGCACCGGTCAAACAGCTAAAGGATGTCGCCGCCGAGGTCGGCGCCCCCATCTGGTATGACGGCGCCCACGTGCTCGGCCTGATCGCTGGCGGAAAGTTCCAGGACCCCCTACACGAGGGAGCGAACGTTCTGACGGCCTCTACGCACAAGACCTTCCCCGGACCCAACCACGGCATCGTGCTAGGGCAAAATCTGAACGAGGATCTAAGCAAGAAGCTTACCTCAGCATGTTTCCCCGGCGTCACCTCGAGCCACCACCTGCATGCCATGGCCGCCTTGGCCATCACCTTCGCGGAATGGGAGATCTACGGCGAGAAGTACGCCGCCCAGGTGTGCAAGAACGCCAAGGCCCTCGGCCAGGCGTTACACGAATTGGGCATTGAAGTGCTATGCGCCCACAAAGGGTTCACCGAGAGCCACACCATCGCCGTGAACGTCGCCGCCTACGGCGGGGGTGCGGAGGCGGCCAACCTAATGGAAAGAGCCAACATGATCGCCAACAAGAACATGCTGCCCGGCGACAAGAGCGCCAATAAGCCCTCCGGCATTCGCCTGGGAGCCCAGGAGCTGACCCGGGTGGGCATGAGGGAGAGCGAGATGAAGGAAGTCGCCAGCCTCATACACCGGGTGGTGGCCAAGAAGGAGTCTCCCGAAGTGGTCAAGAAGGACGTCATGGCCCTGAAGCGCAACTTCACCAAGGTGCGGTACTGCCTGCACGAGGGCGAAGAAGGATACGCCTACCACAAGCTGGTGTGA
- a CDS encoding TIGR00269 family protein — protein sequence MHCSKCSAPAVTFVRYNGAHLCQGHFLEYVEKRVKKEVRQQLRLEGNVHIGVGASGGKDSQTALLLLHKILGCRQGVRITAITVDEGIEGYRHKTLPKVRELCDSLGIEHAVIPFQEVTGMTLDDMVRRTDEREACTYCGVFRRRCLNLKAKELKVDVLALGHNLDDMTQSILMNFMRGDVERLARLGPHERVQPGLVPRVQPLRLIPEKETLLYAMLSDIPFSDAECPYAVHALRNEYREIVNGMEMKHPGTRHSILSSYDRLRPLMRDGFPQADLRDCECGEPTLNERCMACEMLRKLKK from the coding sequence ATGCACTGCTCCAAGTGCTCCGCTCCGGCCGTGACCTTCGTCAGGTACAACGGCGCCCACCTCTGTCAGGGGCATTTTCTCGAGTACGTGGAGAAGAGGGTCAAGAAGGAGGTTCGCCAGCAGCTGAGGTTGGAAGGGAACGTGCACATAGGTGTCGGGGCTTCCGGGGGCAAGGACAGTCAGACAGCCCTTCTCCTCCTGCATAAGATCTTGGGATGCCGCCAGGGGGTGCGCATAACCGCCATCACCGTGGACGAGGGCATCGAAGGTTATCGCCATAAGACCTTGCCCAAGGTGCGGGAGCTCTGCGATTCCTTGGGGATAGAGCACGCGGTCATCCCGTTCCAGGAGGTCACCGGGATGACCCTTGACGACATGGTCCGGAGGACGGACGAGAGAGAGGCCTGCACCTACTGCGGGGTGTTCCGCCGCCGCTGCCTGAACCTGAAAGCTAAAGAGCTAAAGGTGGACGTGCTGGCGTTAGGCCACAACCTGGACGACATGACCCAGTCCATCCTCATGAACTTCATGCGGGGGGACGTGGAGCGGCTGGCCAGGTTGGGTCCTCACGAACGGGTCCAGCCAGGACTGGTGCCTAGGGTCCAGCCCCTTCGCCTCATCCCGGAGAAGGAGACGTTACTGTACGCCATGCTTTCCGACATACCGTTCTCCGACGCCGAGTGCCCGTACGCCGTGCACGCCCTGCGCAACGAGTACCGGGAGATAGTGAACGGCATGGAGATGAAGCATCCAGGCACCCGTCATTCCATACTGAGCAGCTATGATCGGCTACGCCCCCTCATGCGGGACGGCTTCCCTCAGGCCGATCTTAGGGATTGCGAGTGCGGAGAACCCACTTTGAACGAGCGATGCATGGCCTGCGAGATGCTCAGAAAACTTAAAAAATGA
- a CDS encoding replication factor C small subunit, whose protein sequence is MYLTKVTAGAEHLEQCMTPLTLDGLINVSGHIRRFPRKPFNPDTALKWPENMQEIWTEKYRPHKLSEVVGQKEIVERLASYVRSGNLPHLMFAGPAGTGKTTSALAMAKEMYGESWRDNFIELNASDERGIDVVRGKIKEFARTAPIGDASFKIIFLDEADALTSEAQAALRRTMEKYSRNCRFVLSCNYSSKIIEPIQSRCAVFRFRPLKGEDIRAYLKSISKKEGVKIDDAALDAIVHVGEGDMRKSINSLQVAATIGKDVTIEVVFEATGNARPEDVVDMIETALNGDFLGARSKLDDMIVTYGLSGEDIIKQIHRSFMDLNIPDRDKIKLIDRTGEIEFRIVEGSNERIQLEALLAYLALTGKE, encoded by the coding sequence TTGTACCTGACGAAGGTCACGGCCGGAGCGGAGCACTTGGAGCAGTGCATGACCCCGCTGACGTTGGACGGATTAATAAATGTTAGCGGTCACATTCGGCGGTTCCCCAGGAAACCTTTTAACCCCGATACGGCCTTGAAGTGGCCGGAGAACATGCAGGAGATTTGGACCGAGAAGTACCGTCCGCACAAGCTGTCGGAGGTAGTGGGGCAGAAGGAAATAGTGGAAAGGCTGGCCTCATACGTGCGCTCGGGCAATCTGCCACACCTCATGTTCGCCGGTCCCGCCGGTACCGGGAAGACCACCTCCGCCCTGGCCATGGCCAAGGAGATGTACGGGGAGTCCTGGCGGGATAACTTCATCGAGCTCAACGCCTCCGACGAGAGGGGGATCGACGTGGTCCGCGGGAAGATCAAGGAGTTCGCCCGCACCGCGCCCATCGGGGACGCGTCGTTCAAGATAATCTTCCTGGACGAGGCGGACGCGCTGACCTCGGAAGCGCAGGCCGCTCTGAGGAGGACCATGGAGAAGTACAGCCGCAACTGCCGCTTCGTGCTCTCCTGCAACTATTCGTCCAAGATCATCGAGCCCATTCAGTCCCGCTGTGCCGTCTTCCGCTTCCGTCCGCTCAAGGGCGAGGACATCCGGGCCTATCTCAAGTCCATCTCCAAGAAGGAAGGCGTGAAGATCGACGACGCCGCCCTTGACGCCATCGTGCACGTGGGGGAAGGGGACATGCGCAAGTCCATCAACTCCCTGCAGGTGGCGGCCACCATCGGCAAGGATGTCACCATCGAGGTGGTCTTCGAGGCCACCGGGAACGCCCGCCCGGAGGATGTGGTGGACATGATAGAGACCGCCCTGAACGGTGATTTCCTCGGAGCCCGTTCCAAGCTGGACGATATGATCGTCACCTACGGGCTCAGCGGCGAGGACATCATAAAGCAGATACACCGCTCCTTCATGGACCTGAACATTCCGGACCGGGACAAGATAAAGCTGATCGACCGGACGGGCGAGATAGAGTTCCGCATCGTGGAGGGCAGCAACGAGAGGATCCAATTGGAGGCCCTGTTGGCCTACCTGGCCCTTACGGGGAAAGAGTGA